Proteins from a genomic interval of Sphingobacterium sp. SYP-B4668:
- the atpG gene encoding ATP synthase F1 subunit gamma → MANLKEVRNRIVSVSSTQQITKAMKMVSAAKLKRATNAIIQLRPYANKLRAILADVSASVEGNDSPFTKDREPNKVLLVVVSSNRGLAGAFNANVIKATNNLISEKYADQLRKGNVSIIAIGKKGNDFYAKRNAYNVVANHSELFTELNFENTSKITEFIMEQFKEGNYDRVEVVYNQFRNAAVQILTAEQILPLLPAEDTAKTKEEPKEIDYIIEPSKEKIIEELIPKAIKIQLYKAVLDSHASEHGARMTAMDKATENAGDLIKSLKLSYNQARQAAITTELTEIVSGAAALSNG, encoded by the coding sequence ATGGCAAACTTAAAAGAAGTAAGAAACCGTATTGTATCGGTATCCTCGACGCAGCAGATCACTAAAGCGATGAAAATGGTGTCTGCCGCCAAATTAAAGCGTGCGACAAATGCAATTATACAATTGCGTCCATATGCCAATAAATTAAGGGCGATTCTGGCTGATGTATCTGCAAGTGTCGAAGGTAATGATTCACCTTTTACCAAAGATCGCGAGCCCAATAAGGTACTATTGGTAGTGGTCTCGTCCAATAGAGGACTTGCGGGAGCATTCAATGCCAATGTTATCAAGGCAACCAATAATCTGATTTCGGAGAAATATGCAGATCAACTAAGAAAAGGTAACGTCAGTATCATAGCTATCGGTAAGAAAGGAAATGATTTTTATGCCAAACGCAATGCGTACAATGTCGTGGCCAATCATAGTGAATTGTTCACCGAGCTTAATTTTGAGAATACTTCCAAGATAACAGAGTTTATCATGGAGCAATTCAAAGAAGGCAACTACGACCGCGTAGAGGTGGTATATAATCAATTCCGCAACGCTGCTGTTCAAATATTGACAGCAGAGCAGATCTTGCCTTTACTTCCGGCAGAAGATACCGCAAAGACTAAAGAAGAACCAAAGGAGATTGATTACATCATCGAGCCGTCTAAGGAAAAAATAATAGAGGAATTAATTCCTAAGGCTATCAAAATCCAATTATACAAAGCTGTCTTGGATTCTCATGCTTCTGAGCATGGTGCTCGTATGACAGCTATGGACAAGGCAACTGAGAATGCTGGTGATTTGATTAAATCATTGAAGCTGTCTTATAACCAAGCACGTCAAGCGGCCATTACAACTGAGTTGACCGAGATCGTATCAGGTGCTGCAGCACTGTCAAATGGATAA
- a CDS encoding 3-oxoacyl-ACP synthase III family protein produces the protein MCNFEVLKINEIRDMFQSRIAGIGYYVPKNVYTNDDLTRFMDTSDEWIQERTGIKERRYADRLGETTTTMAIEASKIAIERAGTTAAEIDFIIFATLSPDYYFPGCGVLLQREMGMKEVGALDIRNQCSGFVYALSVADQFIKTGMYKNILVVGSEKQSFAMDFATRSRSVSVIFGDGAGAVVLQPTQEHGKGILSTHLHADGADAEKLAMYYPGASAGIWLDNPPKWPEQELGGLYMTKEMLEDGSTSAYMDGQAVFKKAVVKFPEVIQEALAKNSLVTSDIDMLIPHQANLRISQFVQKSLGLADHQVFNNIQKYGNTTAASVPIALCEAWEEGKIKEGDLICLAAFGAGFTWGSALIRW, from the coding sequence ATGTGTAATTTTGAAGTTCTGAAAATTAACGAGATAAGAGATATGTTTCAATCGAGGATAGCTGGGATCGGTTATTATGTCCCCAAAAATGTATATACCAATGATGACCTCACGCGATTCATGGATACAAGCGACGAATGGATCCAAGAGCGCACCGGCATCAAAGAACGCCGCTATGCTGACCGCTTGGGAGAGACTACTACTACTATGGCTATTGAGGCGTCGAAAATTGCTATAGAACGTGCGGGCACCACTGCTGCAGAGATTGATTTTATCATTTTCGCTACGCTCTCGCCAGATTACTATTTTCCAGGTTGTGGTGTCCTATTGCAACGAGAGATGGGAATGAAAGAAGTCGGAGCATTGGATATTCGTAATCAGTGCTCAGGATTTGTATATGCGCTTTCTGTAGCTGACCAATTTATCAAAACGGGAATGTATAAAAACATTCTAGTAGTCGGCTCCGAAAAACAATCTTTTGCAATGGATTTTGCTACCCGAAGCCGTTCCGTATCTGTTATATTTGGAGACGGTGCAGGAGCTGTGGTCCTACAACCGACTCAAGAGCACGGAAAGGGCATCCTAAGCACGCATCTCCACGCTGACGGAGCAGATGCCGAAAAGCTAGCCATGTACTATCCAGGAGCTTCTGCAGGCATCTGGTTGGATAATCCACCAAAATGGCCAGAACAAGAACTTGGTGGACTATACATGACCAAAGAAATGCTTGAAGATGGCTCTACCTCCGCCTATATGGATGGTCAGGCTGTGTTCAAAAAGGCGGTAGTAAAATTCCCGGAAGTCATCCAAGAAGCACTGGCTAAAAACAGTCTAGTAACCAGCGACATTGACATGTTAATCCCCCACCAAGCCAATCTCCGTATCTCCCAATTTGTACAGAAATCCTTGGGACTGGCTGATCATCAAGTATTCAATAATATCCAAAAATATGGAAATACCACGGCAGCATCAGTGCCCATCGCGTTATGTGAGGCTTGGGAAGAGGGCAAGATAAAAGAGGGAGACCTGATATGTCTAGCTGCTTTTGGAGCAGGCTTCACCTGGGGATCAGCACTCATTAGGTGGTAA
- a CDS encoding urea transporter translates to MTSENPTYRNTATRFTLINQSLKGLGQIMLQENALTGFLFLVGVLIGSINMGIAVIVSVFVATLAAKLFKFEISGIDKGLYGFNAALVGAALILFSKPTLIIWCFIVIGAIISTLIQHFFITNKVTVFTLPFVLVSWAILFIINHFLPELNITASPVNTYDEADFGFAFRGYGQVIFQDNLLAGVVFFVAVFINSPLAALYGLAGSIVAVFVSQLFSIPVENINLGLVSYNAVLCAIVFAGNKTKDGIWVLFSVVLTTIISQYMTTLPFPQLTFPFVAASVTTLILKNNIRLSGKKNK, encoded by the coding sequence ATGACATCAGAAAACCCGACTTATAGAAATACTGCTACACGATTTACATTGATAAATCAATCTTTAAAAGGCTTGGGGCAGATAATGCTCCAAGAGAATGCACTAACTGGCTTCCTGTTTTTAGTTGGAGTACTTATTGGTTCAATCAATATGGGAATAGCTGTAATCGTTTCAGTTTTTGTAGCGACATTGGCAGCCAAACTTTTTAAGTTTGAAATAAGCGGTATAGACAAAGGACTTTACGGATTTAATGCTGCTTTAGTTGGAGCTGCATTAATTTTGTTTAGTAAACCGACACTGATTATTTGGTGCTTTATTGTTATAGGAGCAATCATTTCAACACTTATACAGCACTTTTTTATAACGAATAAAGTAACAGTCTTTACTTTACCTTTTGTATTAGTAAGTTGGGCAATACTATTTATCATTAATCATTTTTTACCCGAATTGAATATTACCGCATCCCCTGTAAATACTTATGACGAAGCTGATTTCGGTTTTGCTTTTCGAGGATATGGACAGGTTATTTTTCAAGACAATTTATTAGCAGGGGTAGTATTTTTTGTTGCCGTATTTATCAACTCGCCCCTTGCAGCATTATATGGACTTGCAGGTTCGATAGTGGCTGTATTTGTATCTCAACTCTTTTCTATTCCCGTTGAAAATATTAATTTAGGTTTAGTAAGTTATAATGCAGTTTTATGTGCGATTGTTTTTGCTGGCAATAAAACAAAAGACGGAATTTGGGTTTTGTTTTCTGTTGTTTTGACGACAATCATTAGTCAGTATATGACCACACTACCCTTTCCTCAATTAACTTTTCCATTTGTTGCTGCATCAGTCACGACACTTATTTTGAAAAATAACATTAGATTGAGCGGTAAGAAAAATAAGTAA
- the atpA gene encoding F0F1 ATP synthase subunit alpha — MIEVRPDEVSAILREQLSGFKSEAELEEVGTVLTIGDGIARIYGLTKVQLGELVEFDNGLQGIVMNLEEDNVGVVLLGSSENVKEGGTVKRTERIASIKVGEGLLGRVVNTLGQPIDGKGPIVGDTYEMPIERKAPGVIYRQPVTEPLQTGIKAIDAMIPIGRGQRELVIGDRQTGKTAVCIDTILNQKEFYDAGQPVFCIYVAVGQKNSTIANIVRTLEERGAMAYTVIVNASAAEPAPLQFYAPMSGAAIGEFFRDTGRPALIVYDDLSKQAVAYREVSLLLRRPPGREAYPGDVFYLHSRLLERAAKINASDEIARNMNDLPESIKHLVKGGGSLTALPIIETQAGDVSAYIPTNVISITDGQIFLESNLFNAGIRPAINVGISVSRVGGNAQIKPMKKVSGTLKLDQAQYRELEAFSKFGSDLDAATKAVLDKGVRNVEILKQGQFSPVSVEKQVAIIYAGTKGLFRSVPVAKVRQFEEDYLTQLEQRHPEVLSALKAGKFSDELTDVLEKVAKELASQY; from the coding sequence ATGATAGAGGTAAGACCAGATGAAGTTTCGGCAATTTTGAGAGAACAATTGTCAGGCTTTAAATCAGAAGCCGAACTCGAAGAAGTGGGTACAGTCCTAACAATAGGTGACGGTATCGCTCGGATCTACGGCTTAACTAAAGTACAGTTGGGAGAGTTAGTAGAGTTTGATAACGGATTGCAAGGTATCGTCATGAACTTGGAAGAGGACAACGTAGGTGTTGTACTTTTGGGTTCTTCTGAAAACGTAAAAGAAGGCGGTACTGTTAAACGTACTGAACGTATCGCATCCATCAAAGTGGGTGAAGGACTTTTGGGTCGTGTCGTTAATACGTTGGGTCAGCCTATCGATGGTAAGGGACCGATTGTAGGAGATACTTACGAAATGCCTATTGAGCGTAAAGCTCCAGGGGTAATTTACCGTCAACCAGTTACAGAGCCTCTACAGACAGGTATCAAAGCCATCGATGCTATGATTCCTATCGGTCGTGGACAGCGTGAGTTGGTTATCGGTGATCGTCAGACAGGTAAGACTGCTGTGTGTATCGATACCATCTTAAACCAAAAAGAATTTTATGATGCAGGTCAACCTGTGTTCTGTATTTATGTTGCTGTGGGTCAAAAGAACTCTACAATTGCGAACATCGTTCGTACATTGGAGGAAAGAGGAGCGATGGCTTATACAGTGATTGTCAACGCTTCGGCTGCTGAACCTGCACCTTTGCAGTTTTACGCTCCGATGTCAGGCGCTGCAATTGGTGAATTTTTCCGTGACACCGGACGTCCAGCATTGATTGTATATGATGATTTGTCAAAACAGGCGGTAGCTTACCGTGAGGTATCCTTATTGCTTCGTCGTCCCCCTGGTCGTGAAGCATATCCTGGAGACGTGTTTTATCTTCACTCCCGTTTATTAGAGCGTGCTGCTAAAATCAATGCTTCAGATGAAATTGCTCGTAATATGAATGACCTTCCTGAGTCTATTAAGCATTTGGTGAAAGGTGGTGGTTCATTGACAGCGCTTCCAATCATTGAGACACAAGCTGGTGATGTATCTGCCTATATCCCAACCAACGTAATTTCAATTACCGATGGTCAGATTTTCTTAGAGTCTAACTTGTTTAATGCGGGTATTCGTCCAGCAATCAACGTGGGTATCTCTGTATCCCGTGTAGGTGGTAATGCGCAGATTAAACCGATGAAGAAAGTATCTGGTACATTGAAGTTGGATCAGGCTCAGTACCGCGAGCTGGAGGCATTTTCTAAATTTGGTTCGGATTTAGATGCTGCAACTAAGGCTGTATTGGATAAAGGGGTTCGTAACGTTGAAATTTTGAAACAAGGACAGTTCTCTCCTGTATCTGTTGAAAAACAAGTTGCAATCATCTATGCAGGTACTAAAGGCCTTTTCCGTTCGGTACCAGTCGCTAAAGTGCGTCAATTTGAAGAGGATTATCTAACTCAATTGGAGCAACGTCATCCAGAAGTTTTGTCAGCACTTAAAGCTGGTAAATTCTCAGATGAATTGACTGATGTGTTGGAAAAAGTTGCTAAAGAATTAGCATCACAATATTAA
- a CDS encoding outer membrane beta-barrel family protein, which produces MDEKSNEPILGASAALLKQSSQAYIKGQQSDINGQIIFDAVDAGVYTVRVTFMGYENLVKENINLEKGKNLNVGTLKMKEDGQMLDEVVVEGKAPAMEIGIDRKIFNVGQSLVSVGGTATDLLANVPTLQVDMDGSVSLRGSSSVRILIDGKESAMAGSDITSLLQSLPANAIDKVEVITNPSSKYDAEGQSGIINIVLKKNVRTGLNGMFNASGGSYNNYSAGATLSYKDEKFNYSGSYNFSRRNMVGGGATKNTYLNNNSQINNVEDANRKGINNMFKLGVEYSPNAKTTIGISGNLSVRDNDRNNDLKYSYFNHPQLNGTSLRTSRQKEDDLGYDLNLDFSRKFAREGEELTANVMYGRDTEDGTNDYNQTYSTELPIESRLNSTSEDGKNTNIQVDYVRPFSDASKLELGYKTTIRSSFDTQFSDTLDNISGGMRPDYGISNDFDLKNSVHALYVNYQNKLTDKLSYQVGLRGEQTYLTSIYYKKDPSTPSDEIETKAKQDYFRLYPTAFLTYAVGKDGDKVQLSYSRRVQRPRGWQVNPFEDVSDDMNRRQGNPNLLPEDIHSFELSYAKFYEKWNFISTGYYRRMKDMMQPYIYDVNTSTSVTKSRWENLTNSSVAGLELISKVNFTNWLDVTLNGNMYYNKIDGNTAFDIKESDALNWNVNMTSNVKILANLSGQIRADYNAPRLRAQGKTEPMTGIDVGLKQDVLNKKGSIMFNVRDLLDTRKFGGYTNTAQVNSYFEHRWMKRMFMLSFSYRFGMQDLGKKKRVENSVEMEGGEQF; this is translated from the coding sequence GTGGATGAAAAATCCAATGAACCCATTTTGGGGGCAAGTGCTGCTTTGTTAAAGCAATCTTCACAAGCTTATATCAAAGGTCAACAATCGGACATAAATGGACAAATTATCTTTGATGCTGTAGATGCGGGGGTATATACGGTGCGGGTTACCTTCATGGGGTATGAAAATCTGGTGAAAGAAAATATCAACCTTGAAAAAGGTAAGAATTTAAATGTGGGAACATTGAAGATGAAAGAGGACGGCCAGATGCTAGATGAAGTAGTTGTAGAGGGGAAAGCTCCTGCAATGGAGATTGGCATAGACCGGAAGATATTCAATGTAGGACAGAGCTTGGTAAGTGTGGGTGGGACTGCAACCGATCTCTTGGCAAATGTACCTACCCTTCAAGTGGATATGGACGGTTCAGTAAGCCTGCGAGGATCTAGCAGTGTCCGGATATTGATAGATGGAAAGGAGTCAGCAATGGCAGGGAGTGATATTACGAGCTTGTTGCAATCCTTACCCGCCAATGCCATAGATAAGGTGGAGGTCATCACCAATCCCTCTTCGAAATATGACGCCGAGGGACAATCAGGTATTATCAACATTGTACTGAAGAAAAATGTCAGGACAGGTTTAAACGGCATGTTCAATGCCTCTGGGGGATCATACAACAACTACTCTGCTGGGGCAACCCTAAGTTACAAGGACGAAAAATTCAATTACAGCGGAAGTTACAATTTCAGTCGGCGTAATATGGTTGGCGGCGGAGCGACCAAGAATACGTATTTAAATAATAATAGCCAGATCAACAATGTGGAGGATGCCAATCGAAAGGGCATCAATAACATGTTCAAACTGGGGGTGGAGTATTCTCCTAATGCAAAAACTACAATCGGGATTTCTGGAAACCTAAGTGTACGGGACAACGACCGTAATAATGACTTAAAATATTCCTATTTCAACCATCCTCAATTGAATGGGACCAGCCTACGTACCTCTCGGCAAAAAGAAGATGATTTGGGATATGACTTAAACCTGGACTTCAGTCGAAAATTTGCTCGTGAAGGAGAAGAATTGACTGCAAACGTCATGTATGGTCGGGATACAGAAGATGGTACAAACGATTACAACCAGACTTATTCAACGGAATTGCCTATCGAAAGCAGATTGAATAGTACCTCTGAAGATGGAAAGAATACGAATATACAGGTGGATTATGTAAGGCCATTTTCGGATGCTAGCAAATTGGAACTTGGCTACAAAACGACTATCCGAAGCTCATTTGATACACAGTTTTCAGATACGTTGGACAATATATCTGGTGGTATGCGCCCAGATTATGGGATCAGCAATGATTTCGATTTAAAAAATTCTGTGCATGCTTTGTATGTTAATTATCAAAATAAACTGACGGATAAGCTTTCCTACCAAGTTGGTTTGAGAGGGGAGCAGACTTATCTGACTTCTATTTATTATAAAAAAGACCCATCTACACCTTCCGACGAGATAGAGACGAAAGCCAAGCAAGACTATTTTAGATTGTATCCAACAGCCTTCTTGACCTATGCTGTTGGCAAGGATGGCGACAAGGTGCAGTTGAGTTATTCTAGACGTGTACAACGTCCTCGTGGTTGGCAAGTGAATCCATTTGAAGATGTGTCGGATGATATGAATCGTAGGCAAGGTAATCCTAACTTGCTACCAGAGGACATCCATTCTTTTGAGTTGAGCTATGCCAAATTTTATGAAAAATGGAACTTTATATCCACGGGATACTATCGGCGTATGAAGGATATGATGCAACCTTATATCTACGATGTCAATACATCCACAAGTGTGACAAAAAGCCGATGGGAGAATTTGACAAATTCGAGTGTCGCAGGCTTGGAATTAATTTCTAAGGTTAATTTTACCAATTGGTTGGATGTAACCCTCAACGGTAACATGTATTACAATAAGATAGATGGTAATACCGCGTTTGATATTAAGGAGAGTGATGCTTTGAACTGGAATGTCAACATGACTTCCAATGTGAAGATTTTGGCGAATCTTTCAGGGCAAATACGGGCGGACTATAACGCCCCACGTTTGCGGGCACAGGGTAAAACTGAACCGATGACTGGGATAGATGTAGGATTGAAGCAGGATGTCTTGAATAAAAAAGGGAGTATCATGTTCAATGTTCGAGATTTATTGGATACTCGCAAATTTGGAGGATATACTAATACGGCGCAAGTCAATTCTTATTTCGAACACCGTTGGATGAAGCGTATGTTTATGCTTTCATTCTCTTATCGTTTTGGCATGCAGGACCTCGGAAAGAAGAAGCGAGTGGAAAATAGTGTGGAGATGGAAGGTGGTGAACAATTTTAG
- the atpB gene encoding F0F1 ATP synthase subunit A, translating to MQSLRRALLIFTVVLFGCKPFLASASDVTGEPKSQSEEIREYIAHHLEDDYYFSLFSDKKEGKVYGFPLPVILIDNGLKVFSSARFDHGNAVVEEGGQFYKLFHNKIYKTDASGMLTMDEKHHPTNAKPWDFSITKNVTGLFLAAILMFIMFIGLAKTYRKGSNNLPKGFSRVLEPLVLYVRDEMALPNIGHRYKEFMPYLLSVFFLIFILNLLGLTPLGYNVTGNISITFCLAVFTFLITNFKANKSYWKHIFWMPGVPVPFKFILAPIEVLGLFTKPFSLMVRLFANITAGHTIVMGLIAGIYLLQELLTLPGSISMSMLLTLFLFVLEILVAFLQAFIFTMLSSLFIGMAVEEHHDH from the coding sequence ATGCAGAGTCTTAGGAGAGCGCTTCTTATTTTTACCGTAGTATTGTTCGGATGTAAACCGTTCTTGGCGAGTGCTAGTGATGTTACTGGCGAACCAAAATCTCAGTCTGAAGAAATCCGTGAATATATCGCCCATCACTTGGAAGATGATTATTACTTTTCTTTATTCAGCGATAAGAAAGAAGGGAAAGTTTATGGTTTTCCATTGCCAGTCATTTTGATTGACAATGGTCTTAAAGTATTCTCTTCTGCGAGATTTGATCACGGCAACGCTGTAGTTGAAGAAGGTGGTCAATTCTACAAGCTTTTTCACAATAAAATCTATAAGACCGATGCTTCGGGTATGTTGACAATGGATGAAAAACATCACCCAACGAATGCCAAGCCTTGGGATTTTTCAATAACAAAAAACGTTACGGGGTTATTTTTGGCTGCGATCTTGATGTTCATTATGTTCATTGGACTGGCTAAGACTTACAGAAAAGGATCCAATAATTTGCCAAAGGGATTTTCACGTGTATTAGAGCCATTAGTACTCTACGTTCGCGACGAAATGGCTTTACCCAATATCGGTCATCGATACAAAGAGTTCATGCCGTATTTGCTTTCTGTGTTTTTCTTGATTTTTATTCTAAACTTGTTGGGACTTACTCCACTAGGGTACAATGTTACGGGTAACATCAGTATCACATTTTGTCTCGCGGTGTTCACCTTTTTAATAACCAATTTCAAAGCTAATAAAAGTTATTGGAAGCATATTTTTTGGATGCCAGGAGTACCTGTGCCATTCAAGTTTATTCTGGCTCCGATAGAGGTTTTAGGATTATTCACCAAGCCTTTTTCGTTGATGGTTCGTTTGTTTGCAAACATTACTGCTGGACACACGATTGTCATGGGATTGATTGCGGGAATTTACTTGCTTCAAGAACTCTTAACATTGCCAGGTAGTATTTCGATGTCGATGTTGTTGACATTGTTTTTATTCGTATTGGAGATATTGGTAGCATTTTTACAGGCGTTTATCTTTACCATGCTTTCATCCTTGTTTATTGGGATGGCAGTTGAGGAACACCATGATCATTAA
- a CDS encoding ATP-dependent Clp protease adaptor ClpS → MSVETEQETYSLEEILAAVKSSNRLILWNDEINTFEHVITCLMKHLQYTEGQAEQIAWKVHTAGKCPVLEGSYTEMEIYRKILKSEGLTVSVE, encoded by the coding sequence ATGAGTGTAGAGACAGAACAGGAAACCTATTCATTGGAGGAAATCTTAGCAGCCGTCAAAAGTTCAAATCGGCTGATTCTTTGGAACGATGAGATTAATACATTTGAGCATGTAATCACGTGCTTGATGAAGCATCTGCAGTATACGGAGGGACAGGCCGAGCAAATCGCTTGGAAAGTACATACCGCGGGTAAATGCCCGGTGTTGGAAGGGTCATATACAGAAATGGAGATATACCGTAAGATATTGAAATCCGAAGGTTTGACCGTGTCTGTGGAGTGA
- the atpH gene encoding ATP synthase F1 subunit delta, which yields MSVYKVASRYAKSLLDLAQEQGKLEDVKANIEQFVSVVKENTALRAVLANPIITFEKKYAILDQLFKDKFDVSVLAFFKIVIYKGRGEILYSTAEEFLRGYNVIKGVVEATVISASTLSTENFETLKTLIAKELSAEVILTNKVDTSLIGGFVVKVGDKQIDTSISRKLEDLERYLAVRAV from the coding sequence ATGTCAGTATATAAAGTAGCATCGAGATACGCAAAGTCTTTATTAGACTTGGCTCAGGAACAGGGTAAGCTGGAAGACGTAAAAGCGAATATTGAACAGTTTGTATCGGTGGTAAAAGAAAATACAGCCCTTCGTGCAGTATTAGCTAATCCAATCATTACATTTGAAAAGAAATATGCCATTCTTGACCAATTGTTCAAGGATAAGTTTGATGTTTCGGTTTTGGCATTTTTTAAAATTGTGATCTACAAAGGCCGAGGTGAGATTCTTTACAGTACTGCTGAAGAGTTTTTACGTGGTTATAACGTGATTAAAGGTGTCGTAGAAGCGACAGTCATTTCTGCTTCAACATTGTCGACTGAAAATTTTGAAACTTTAAAAACACTTATCGCTAAGGAACTCAGTGCAGAGGTCATTTTGACTAATAAAGTAGATACTTCATTGATTGGTGGATTCGTCGTTAAAGTCGGAGACAAGCAAATCGATACTAGTATTTCGCGCAAATTAGAAGATTTAGAAAGATATTTAGCTGTTCGGGCGGTATAA
- a CDS encoding F0F1 ATP synthase subunit B, whose amino-acid sequence MDKLLDQFSYGLFFWQVIILVIVIFLLGKFAWKPIVDALEERENGISNALAAAEKAKLEMARLTNENEQLLKEARAERDLILKEAKELKDKIVAEAREQAQTEGKRLIAQAKHEIESQKTKALAEVKAQVSELSIEIARKVLSREFEDQGKQQSLVADLLKDVKLN is encoded by the coding sequence ATGGATAAATTATTAGATCAGTTTTCATACGGCCTGTTTTTTTGGCAGGTCATTATTCTAGTAATCGTCATTTTCTTATTGGGTAAATTTGCTTGGAAGCCTATCGTTGATGCGCTTGAAGAGCGTGAGAATGGCATTTCCAATGCTTTGGCTGCTGCAGAGAAAGCTAAGTTGGAAATGGCTCGTTTGACCAACGAAAATGAGCAATTGCTAAAAGAGGCTCGTGCCGAGCGTGATTTGATTTTGAAAGAAGCAAAAGAGTTGAAAGACAAGATCGTTGCTGAGGCAAGAGAGCAAGCGCAGACTGAAGGAAAACGTTTGATTGCTCAGGCTAAACATGAGATTGAGAGCCAAAAAACAAAAGCATTGGCAGAAGTGAAAGCTCAGGTGTCCGAATTGTCAATCGAGATTGCCCGTAAGGTATTGAGTAGAGAATTTGAGGACCAAGGTAAGCAACAGTCTTTAGTAGCAGATTTGCTTAAAGATGTTAAGTTAAACTAA
- a CDS encoding 3-keto-disaccharide hydrolase, producing MRSKFNYLFAGVAALTFSFGVDTSQHVQAQTKKETAAPSYKLSNFSKVDIKKFPKNSKGAYVIFDGKSTEGWRGYNKDHIPAKWGIEDGTLKFTAKPKGNEKAEGGDLIFAHDFKNFELEFEWKISHAGNSGTFFLAKEVEGQPIYISSPEYQLLDNDNHPDAKQGVDGNRKSASLYDMIPAKPQNGKPAGEWNLAKIVVNKGKVTHYQNGVKVVEYDLWTPQWIALLQSSKFSEAKWPLAYELLSQVGGKSKSGVIGFQDHGDDVWLKNITVKVL from the coding sequence ATGAGATCAAAATTCAATTACCTATTTGCAGGAGTGGCCGCATTGACTTTTTCATTTGGTGTCGATACATCGCAACACGTACAGGCACAGACAAAGAAAGAAACAGCTGCTCCCAGCTATAAACTGTCAAATTTTTCAAAAGTTGACATTAAAAAGTTTCCGAAGAATAGTAAAGGCGCTTATGTCATCTTTGATGGAAAATCAACAGAGGGCTGGAGAGGGTATAACAAGGATCATATTCCTGCAAAATGGGGTATTGAGGATGGTACGCTTAAATTCACTGCAAAACCCAAAGGCAATGAAAAGGCTGAAGGTGGCGATTTAATCTTCGCACATGATTTTAAAAACTTTGAATTGGAATTCGAGTGGAAGATATCACATGCGGGTAATTCAGGAACTTTTTTCCTTGCCAAAGAAGTAGAAGGACAGCCTATTTATATTTCTAGTCCTGAATATCAGTTGTTGGACAATGACAATCATCCTGATGCCAAGCAAGGTGTGGACGGGAACCGCAAATCTGCATCGTTGTACGATATGATTCCTGCTAAACCGCAAAATGGAAAGCCTGCTGGGGAATGGAACCTAGCTAAGATTGTTGTGAATAAGGGCAAAGTGACCCATTACCAAAATGGAGTAAAAGTAGTAGAGTACGATTTGTGGACGCCACAATGGATTGCGCTTTTACAATCTAGCAAATTTAGCGAAGCAAAATGGCCGTTGGCGTATGAGCTATTGAGCCAAGTTGGTGGAAAGTCTAAATCTGGAGTGATTGGTTTCCAGGATCATGGCGATGACGTCTGGTTGAAAAACATTACGGTGAAGGTACTGTAG
- the atpE gene encoding ATP synthase F0 subunit C, with amino-acid sequence MYNLIGAGLIVIGAGLGLGKIGGSAMEAIARQPEAASKIQTAMIIIGALLEGLAFGALLLGK; translated from the coding sequence ATGTACAATTTAATTGGAGCCGGTTTAATCGTTATCGGTGCAGGTTTAGGACTAGGTAAAATCGGTGGTTCGGCTATGGAAGCTATTGCTCGTCAACCAGAAGCTGCTAGCAAAATCCAAACTGCAATGATTATCATTGGTGCGTTACTTGAAGGTTTAGCATTCGGTGCTTTACTATTGGGTAAATAG
- a CDS encoding tyrosine-type recombinase/integrase, with the protein MASHTFATLFLSEGVPLESLSKMLGYKNIASTQIYAKILNEKVGKDM; encoded by the coding sequence TTGGCATCTCACACCTTTGCCACATTGTTTTTGAGCGAGGGTGTTCCATTAGAAAGTTTGAGCAAGATGTTAGGGTATAAAAACATTGCCTCAACGCAGATTTATGCAAAAATTCTTAACGAGAAAGTCGGAAAGGATATGTAA